A portion of the Verrucomicrobiia bacterium genome contains these proteins:
- a CDS encoding DUF3008 family protein → MPAKSKKQQMAAGSALAAKRGRRSKSSLRGASKSMFNSMSRSQLRDFAKTKRKKLPAKKRR, encoded by the coding sequence ATGCCTGCAAAATCAAAAAAACAGCAAATGGCCGCCGGATCCGCTTTGGCGGCAAAACGCGGACGGCGCAGCAAATCCTCTCTTCGTGGCGCTTCGAAGAGCATGTTCAATTCAATGAGCCGCAGTCAGCTCAGGGACTTTGCAAAAACCAAGCGCAAGAAGTTGCCCGCCAAGAAGCGGCGCTAA
- a CDS encoding aminotransferase class V-fold PLP-dependent enzyme — MKRSTPPRHSKYRRHWVLAPNSVFLNHGSFGACPKPILDLQSELRRQMEAEPVQFLWRHYEERLEPSRRTVAKFVGARRQDMVFVSNATSGVNAVVRSLRLSHGDELLTTNHDYNACHNVLAEAARRSAARLRLAHVPFPLECPEQVVEAVLRAVTPRTRLALIDYVTSNSGMVFPVEDLVHALDARGVDSLLDAAHAPGMVPMNLSRLRPAFCTGNLHKWVCAPKGAAFLWAREDKQEFLQPAVISHGNNTPRHGYSPFQDRFDWAGTCDPTAWFCAGAAVEWMGSLLPGGWTALRRRNRALAIQARRLLCDLLQIEPPCPESMLGALATLPLPERFQGRARKGKIDREQVALYDRFGIEVPLVRLGAPERRYFRISAQIYNSIPEYEYLGQALSLL; from the coding sequence ATGAAGCGGAGCACACCGCCGAGGCATTCGAAATACCGGCGCCACTGGGTCCTTGCGCCCAACAGCGTCTTCCTTAACCACGGCTCGTTCGGGGCCTGCCCCAAACCCATTCTGGACCTGCAATCTGAACTGCGGCGGCAGATGGAAGCCGAACCGGTGCAATTTCTCTGGCGGCATTATGAGGAACGTTTGGAACCTTCACGCAGAACAGTGGCAAAATTTGTTGGCGCTCGCCGTCAGGACATGGTTTTCGTTTCCAACGCGACGAGCGGAGTCAATGCGGTTGTCCGTTCGCTGAGGCTTTCGCACGGTGATGAATTGCTCACCACCAACCATGATTACAATGCCTGCCACAATGTACTGGCAGAAGCCGCCCGCCGCTCCGCAGCTCGCTTGAGGCTCGCCCATGTTCCGTTTCCGCTCGAGTGTCCCGAGCAGGTGGTCGAGGCGGTGCTGCGGGCGGTTACGCCACGCACGCGCCTGGCCCTTATTGATTATGTCACCAGCAATTCAGGAATGGTATTTCCCGTCGAGGACCTGGTCCACGCGCTGGATGCGCGTGGAGTGGACAGCCTGCTTGATGCAGCCCACGCCCCAGGTATGGTCCCGATGAACCTGAGCCGTCTGCGCCCCGCTTTTTGCACCGGCAATCTTCACAAATGGGTCTGCGCTCCCAAGGGCGCTGCGTTTCTCTGGGCTCGCGAAGACAAGCAAGAGTTCCTGCAACCGGCGGTGATCAGCCACGGGAACAACACCCCACGACATGGCTACAGCCCGTTTCAGGATCGATTTGATTGGGCAGGCACCTGTGACCCAACTGCCTGGTTTTGTGCCGGAGCGGCAGTTGAATGGATGGGAAGCTTGTTGCCCGGCGGTTGGACCGCACTGCGAAGGCGCAACAGAGCGCTGGCGATTCAGGCCCGGCGCCTGCTTTGCGACCTGCTTCAAATCGAGCCGCCTTGTCCGGAGTCAATGTTGGGGGCGCTGGCGACTTTGCCTCTCCCGGAACGGTTCCAGGGCCGTGCCCGAAAGGGCAAAATAGACCGCGAGCAAGTGGCTCTTTACGATAGGTTCGGGATCGAGGTGCCTTTGGTGCGGTTGGGTGCGCCCGAGCGGCGTTACTTTCGAATCTCGGCGCAAATCTATAACTCGATCCCTGAATACGAATACCTTGGGCAGGCCCTTTCATTGCTTTAA